The Desulfuromonas acetexigens genomic sequence CGTAATCCTCCAGGGGAAACTTGGCGTCGATGGGGAGCAGCACCTCGGGCTCCCCATCCCCCTTGCCCGGCAGGCGGATGGCGTACTCGACCCGTTCGGCGCTCCCCGGCCGGGTGGGGGTATTGGTCAGATACTGCTCGGGGGTCAGCAGCTGTTCGAGGATGCTCCCCAGCTGCACCTCCCCCCAGGTGCCCCGGGTCTTGACGTTGCTGAGCACCCGTTTGAGATCCCCCACCCCGCTCGCCAGGCTCTGCATCTCGCCGAGCCCCTTGTGCACCAATTCCAGCCGTTCACTGACCAGGCGGAAGGATTCGCCGAGGCGCTTCTCCAGCGTCCCCTGCAACTGCTCGTCTACCGTCTTGCGGATCGTCTCCAGCTTCTCGGCATTGTCGGCGCGCAGGCTGTCGAGACGCCCCTCCACGGTCAGGCGCAGGGCTTCCTGGGCCTGCTCCTGGCGCCGGGTGAGCCGGGCCAGCTCCTCGGCCAGCTGCGTCAGCCGCTCCCGCTGGCTCTCGCCGAGACGGCCAAGGCTGGCGATCAGGCCATCCCCGAGGCTTTTCAGGCTGCCCTGCACCTCTTCACGCAGGGCGCGATCACTCTGCGCCGCCTGCCCTTTCAGTTCCGTCAGTTGGGTCTCGACGGACTGCCGCAGATCCTTGTGCCGCAGATCGAGACCGGCGCGGGTTTCACTCATCCCCTCCTTCAGCGCAGCGGCCATCCCCTCGACCCGCTGGTCGATGCGCCGGACGCCGTCGTCCAACCGTTCGGCGAAAAGCTGCAGCTGGGCTTTCTGCAAGGTCTGCATCTCGGCCATGGTGCGCAGCACCGAATCCTGAAAGCCCCGCAGCAACCCGCCCACTTCCTCGCGCAGCGCCTTGCCCGCAGCATTGGCTTCATCCCGCCCGCGCACCCCTTCCTCGCGGAGAACGCGCTCCAGGCGCTCGTCGGCGACGGCGAGCTGGGATAGTCGGCTTTCCAGCTCCCCCCGCAACGCCAGCCACTGCCGCCGCTGCCGGAGGAAAAGGACCAGAACGATCAGCAGCAGGAGCAGGCACAGCAGACCGAGGAGCACGGCGGCCGCCGCCAGCTGCCAGAGGGAAAGAAGTTCGGGGAGCTCAGCCCACATGGGCCTAGGCCTCCAGTACCCGCAACAGATGGGGGACGAGCTGCTTCTTGCGGGAGAGGACGCCTTTGAGCTCGTAGAGGTTCTCTTCCAGCTGGGGATAGCCGACCACGTAGGGGAACTCCTTACCGCCCAGGGCCAGGAGCAGACTGGTTTCCTGGACGATGTCGGTGACCAGCAGCCCGGCCGTGTCGAGGTTGCGTTCCTCCTTGAGTTTGGCCAGCTCCGCCGCGAGATCCTCTTTCATGGCGTGGAATTCGTGGAAGCTGACGACCTCGACCTGACCGACCCCGAAGCCGCGTGCCCCCGCCTGGTATTCCTTGAAATCGGCGAGAAGCAGATGACGCAGCGACGGGTAGGAACGCAGGGCGCTGCCGGAAGCGAAGAGCCGGCGGCCGTACTCCTGGGGATCGAGGCCGGAGAGTTCGGCGAGCCAGGCGGCGAAATCGCGGTCGAGGACGGTGGTGGTCGGCGAGCGCAGAATCACCGTGTCGGAGAGCAGCCCGGAGAGCATCAGTCCGGCGGTGGCGGCGTCGGGGGTGATTCCCGCCTGCCGGTAGAGGCCGGCGACTACGGTGCAGGTGCTGCCTAGGGGCTGGTTGATAAAGCGGATCGGCTGATCGGTATGGAAATTCCCCAGACGATGATGGTCGACGACCTCGCTGATCTCCACCTTATCGGCGCCGGGGACCGCCTGCGAGAGTTCGTTGTGATCGACCAGCACCAGCTTGATCGGCGACGGCGTGAGCAGGGTGCTCTTGGTCGCCACCGCCGCTACCCGCCCCTCGTTGTCGAGTACCACCGCACCGGGATCGCTGCTGTGCAGCAGCTTCAGGCGCAGATCGTCGAGGCGGTCGGCGAGGCCGACGCAGGGGAAATCCTTGCCAATGAGACAGCTCACCGGCGTGGAAAGGCGGGTCAGCCAGGTGCTGGTGGCGGTATCGAAGGGGGTGGAGAGGATGGTCACGCCGTTTTTGCGCCCCGTCTCGATGATATCGTCGGCGATGGGCAGGCTGCCGGTGACGACCAGCACCCGCACCCCGGCGTCGACCCCGACCCGCTGGATCGATTCGCGGTCGCCGGTGATGAGAACGATGCGGCGGGCGTCGAGGGGCGCGACCTTGTCCCGGAAGGTCGCCGTCGCCATGGCGCCGACGTAGAGGTCGAGATCCTCCACCTTCCCTTCATCCACCAGATGCACCGCCGTCGCCTTGAGACACTGGCGGATGGAGTCGGGAGAGGTCGTCACCCGGCGGATTTCCGCTTCCCGGCTCGGCACCAGGAATTTTTCCGAAACCTTCTTCAGCACCAGCAGCCCCAGCGGCCGCCGGTCGTCGTCGATCACCGGCAGCAAACGAATGTTGTGGGCGTGAAAGAGGCCGAGAGCCTCGGACAGGGGCGCATTTCCGGCGATGGTGACGACCTCGTCGCGGATGACGTCGCGCACCCGGGGATAGACATCGAGCAGCAGCTTCGGCCGGGGGACCTCAAGAGTGTCGAGAACGAATTCGGTCTGCCGGTTGAGATCGCCGGCCCGCGCCGGTTCGACGTTGGCCAGTCCCTGCAGGGCGCGCAGCCGGGCATAGGCAATGGCGCTGCAGACCGAGTCGGTATCGGGATTTTTATGGCCAATGACATAGGTAATGCCGCGTTTCATGATGGGTCCTCGCGATGTATTTGGAGAGCGGATAAAACCCAAACCTGAAAAAGCGATCTCACCACAGAGAGCACAGAGAACACCGAGTAAAAACGATGAGTTAAGCATGAAAGGGGCAAAGAGAATCTCTCTGTGCTCTCTGTGGCTCTGTGGTAATCGACCTTATTTTAGGTTCAAGGAAAGTCAGGGGTTATTTGTCGTCGGCGCCGGAAGCGGTCGTTCGCTGCCGTAGATCGAGCCGAGGCCGATGACGTTTTCGACGATGCCGCGCTCGGGGCGCAGGGCCTGATCGAACCAGATGTAGAGAATGCCGTCCTTGGTTTCGAAGACCTCGGGATCGACCCGAACCTTGACCAGGGTGCCGTTTTTGGAGAAAAACTCCTTCGCCGGCCATTTCTCCCCGGGCAGCACTTCCGCATCGATCCAGCCAACCCCCTTTTTGGCCAAGGCGAGAATGCGATAGGTTTCCCCGGGAGTCAAGGGCCCGTAAACCCCCGCCTGGAAATTGAAAAAGGCGGTAAGGATATCGGCGGGGGGCGTGCCCTGGATAGGCAGGACGGTAGCGGCGCCAGGCACGCCGTCACGGGTGCGGGCATAGCTCACCTGCCCCTTTTCGTGATCGAAGAGGTAGCGCTTGCCGCGATCCTTGCGCTTGCCCTCCGGGCCCTTGATGATGCGGGACTCGTAGGAAAGGGAACGCAAGCGGCCGTCCGGACCGGCTTCCATCAACGACTCGTAACGCTGCACCCGATCGGACGTCACCCAGGCCGCCACCCCCAGGGTGCGAGCTTCGAGCAGCGCCCGGTAGGTGCCGGGACGGGGCCCCGGAGAGACCGCGAGTTGCCCTTCGGCGATGCGGTCAAACCAGAGAAAAGCGATGTCGTAGACCAGTTCCTTCCCCACCCAGGAATCGATGGTCACCTGCGGCGCCGCAGCGGGAGCCGCGACGGCGCTTCCGCTCGCGGCCAGCAGCAGCCACAGGCAAAACCAGACGCGATATTTCATATAAAACCCTCCTTGATCTTTGCTTATCCCAAAAGCATGCACCACAGAGGACACCGAGAACACAGAGGAAAAACAGAGAGTTAAAGGATGAAATCTGAAAGTGCGATTGGATTTTTCTGAGACCTCTGTGCCTCGTGGCTAATGATCAGACCTTTTGTGGGTCATTGACGGAGTGCACAGTTTACCCGGCGAAATGGATGAAGTCGAGTCATGAATTGAGCCCGGTTTCCGGCTGACAAGAGCGGGCAAAGCTGCTAGCATGCGCCCCAAATTCACCAGGAGGTCCCATCCATGTCCCGAATCCCCGCCGTCGATCAGGAATGCTGCATCAGTTGCGAAGTCTGCGTCCACCTCTGCCCGGAGGTCTTCCGCATGGAAGGTGAGGACGGCCACAGTCACGGCCACGATCATGACCACGGCGCGCACAAATCGATCGTCTACAATCCGACCGGCGCCCCCGAAAGCAAGATCGAGCTGGCCATGGACAGCTGCCCGGCTGCCTGCATCTACTGGCGGGACTGAGCCCCCCGCCGCCGCGCGCCTTGAGCAACATCGGCAAGCTTTACGCCTTTTCCTTCCTCAAGATGACCCTCTTCCCGATGGCGGTCATCACCCTCTTCTGGAAGGATCACATCGGCCTCTCCCTCACCGAGATCCTCCTTTTGCAGGGACTCTTCTCGGTGGCGACGCTGCTCATGGAATATCCTTCGGGATATATCAGCGACCGCCTCGGCTACCGTTTTTCCCTCAATCTCGCCTCGGTGCTCGGCGTTATCGGCTGGGGGGTCTACACCCAGGCCGAGAATTTCGCGGGGGTGCTCATCGCCGAACT encodes the following:
- the rmuC gene encoding DNA recombination protein RmuC, coding for MWAELPELLSLWQLAAAAVLLGLLCLLLLLIVLVLFLRQRRQWLALRGELESRLSQLAVADERLERVLREEGVRGRDEANAAGKALREEVGGLLRGFQDSVLRTMAEMQTLQKAQLQLFAERLDDGVRRIDQRVEGMAAALKEGMSETRAGLDLRHKDLRQSVETQLTELKGQAAQSDRALREEVQGSLKSLGDGLIASLGRLGESQRERLTQLAEELARLTRRQEQAQEALRLTVEGRLDSLRADNAEKLETIRKTVDEQLQGTLEKRLGESFRLVSERLELVHKGLGEMQSLASGVGDLKRVLSNVKTRGTWGEVQLGSILEQLLTPEQYLTNTPTRPGSAERVEYAIRLPGKGDGEPEVLLPIDAKFPLEDYARLTAAAELGDGAAVEEAARQLESRIRACARDIRDKYLHPPHTTDFAILFLPTEGLYAEILRRPGLAEQLQRDCRVTLAGPTTLAATLNALQMGFRTLAIQKRSGEVWRVLEAVKTEFGRYGEVLDKVQKKLHEATRSIDGVAVRRRAIDRTLRAVGRLPEEEAGPLLGLDDPGESEE
- a CDS encoding putative manganese-dependent inorganic diphosphatase, whose translation is MKRGITYVIGHKNPDTDSVCSAIAYARLRALQGLANVEPARAGDLNRQTEFVLDTLEVPRPKLLLDVYPRVRDVIRDEVVTIAGNAPLSEALGLFHAHNIRLLPVIDDDRRPLGLLVLKKVSEKFLVPSREAEIRRVTTSPDSIRQCLKATAVHLVDEGKVEDLDLYVGAMATATFRDKVAPLDARRIVLITGDRESIQRVGVDAGVRVLVVTGSLPIADDIIETGRKNGVTILSTPFDTATSTWLTRLSTPVSCLIGKDFPCVGLADRLDDLRLKLLHSSDPGAVVLDNEGRVAAVATKSTLLTPSPIKLVLVDHNELSQAVPGADKVEISEVVDHHRLGNFHTDQPIRFINQPLGSTCTVVAGLYRQAGITPDAATAGLMLSGLLSDTVILRSPTTTVLDRDFAAWLAELSGLDPQEYGRRLFASGSALRSYPSLRHLLLADFKEYQAGARGFGVGQVEVVSFHEFHAMKEDLAAELAKLKEERNLDTAGLLVTDIVQETSLLLALGGKEFPYVVGYPQLEENLYELKGVLSRKKQLVPHLLRVLEA
- a CDS encoding DUF3108 domain-containing protein, with the translated sequence MKYRVWFCLWLLLAASGSAVAAPAAAPQVTIDSWVGKELVYDIAFLWFDRIAEGQLAVSPGPRPGTYRALLEARTLGVAAWVTSDRVQRYESLMEAGPDGRLRSLSYESRIIKGPEGKRKDRGKRYLFDHEKGQVSYARTRDGVPGAATVLPIQGTPPADILTAFFNFQAGVYGPLTPGETYRILALAKKGVGWIDAEVLPGEKWPAKEFFSKNGTLVKVRVDPEVFETKDGILYIWFDQALRPERGIVENVIGLGSIYGSERPLPAPTTNNP
- a CDS encoding ferredoxin yields the protein MSRIPAVDQECCISCEVCVHLCPEVFRMEGEDGHSHGHDHDHGAHKSIVYNPTGAPESKIELAMDSCPAACIYWRD